The window TGAGGCTGTGACATGGACAATTCTAGAGCCTATGGAAAGCATGTATTTAGCTGCATCCAGAAGCCTATTTGGACTGGTCTTAACACGTACATGCTTACCTCCACAACCATAACCAGTAATTTCAAAATCGGGTTTAAGGATATTTCCAAGCTCATTTAAAACATCATTTAAACTCTTCATCCCAGATCACCATAAATCCATAAATTTAAACATAACATCATTATGGAGGGATACTCCATAGGCTAGAAAGCCATGATACATTATACCAATTATAATTGATATTAAAGCTAAGAGGATTATGGAGGTGAACATTAAATCTGGTTTCTCCCTAAAAACGCCACTACCCCTAGCTGAAGCCACAACTATTCCGAGGAAAACACATAAAACTATTATTCCACTGAGGTATATCAAACCCTCATATATTGAGCTTGGAATACCGTAAAACTGATTGCCAGAATAAATAATTGATTCCATAACCATATGCTTACCATAATAACCTGAGAAGAATGGAAGTAAACCTGAAACGCTCATCCCACCTAAAATGATCATGAGTGAAGTGATGGGCATGGATCTAGTTGCCATTGAAAGTTTAAGCCAATTCCTCTCATGGAAAGCCTTCACAAATAAACCTGCAGATAGGAATAGGAGTGCCTTAGCAATTGAATGTGCAAATAGGTATAATGTTGATCCAAAAATACATAGATATGCTTCATGACCACTCATGGAAACACTTAAACCAATGGATGAACCTAGGAACCCCATACTCAAAATGCTACTGAAGGCTATAACCCTCTTAATATCCCTATCAATTATCATCCCCAACCCTCCAAGGACAATATTAATTAAACCTGAAAGGGTTATGAAAGCCCCCACATCCATTGGAATCATTGGTGAAAGTGAGTAAACGTATTTCAATATTGGGATATATGCAGACTCCGTCGCAATACCTGAAAGCATTGCACTAACTGGTGAAGGTGCTTCTGAGTAAACTAATGGGAGCCATAGGAGTGCAAGTGGAGATGTGCCAGCCTTAATTCCAAAACCTAAAAGGATTAAGTAAGAGGCCAATTTGAAATTCCAACCATAAATCCCATATCTACTCAACTTATAAACATCCAGTAGATCGAAGTGTAAACCATAATCATTGATGAGGAGGCATATCCCAATTATTATTAGAATAGACTCTAAAATCGACATGGCCAAGTACACTATAACTGAAACAACAGCTTTACCCCTACGTTCACCATACAAAACTAGAATTGCGCTTAACGCTGTGGAGGCTTCAAGGAAGAATAACATGTAAATCAAATTGCTAGATGACACCAGCCCAATTAGTGTCGCTAATAGAATTGGTATAATTGCAAAGTACAATCTAAATCTACCATTCAATTCAGAATCGAAATATTTGATTGAGTATAATGTTGATATTAAACCAACAATCAATATAACCTCACACATAGCATAAATAAGGAAATCCGTAAACAATTTCGATTCCAGCTCAGCCAATCCAGCTGCTAATATTCCTGCTAATGGTATGGCGTTAACAATTAATGATGAGAATATCAATAGTGTGGAGAGGTGTATGGAATATTTTGATTTAAATGCTGAAATTATTAGCGATGATAAGAATAGAAGTGCATATGTCAATATGAGGTTAATGCTCACCCTTCTCACCCTCCATGAATGGTAGATTAAATATGTAGATTTCATCCATATGGATGTATGGAGGTTTAGCTAAACCACACATGAAAACTGAATCTAAATCTACATTACGTGATTGAAGCCATGGAATTAAAACTATGAACGTCAAGTAGAATATTGAAGTTGAAGCTAACTCAACTAGGAATAATGTTAGAATGATATCTGATGTTAAGGGTACAATCCAAAATCCAATGGCCAATAATCCTAACGATATTATTAGGGGGATGTACATGTACTTCAACTTCATTTAACCACCTCACACTTCTCACGTAGGATATTGATTGCCTTAACAACACCATTTATTATGGCTTCAGGTTTTGGTGGGCATCCAGATACAAAGACATCCACTGGGATAACCTTATCTGCTCCACCAAGGATGGCATAAGTTTCTCCACCCTCAACATCATTGAATATTCCACCAGAACAGGCGCAGGAGCCTATGGCGATGACGACCTTTGGGTTTGGAACTTGCATATAAACTCTCTTCATGAATGGTGCAATATGCTTTGTAACTGGACCTGTAACTATTAGTATGTCTGCATGCCTTGGAGATGTAACCAATTTAATCCCAAACCTCTCAACATCAAATCTTGGGGTTAATGCTGCAACAAGTTCAATGTCGCACCCATTACATCCACCAGCATGTAAATGGTAAACCCATGGTGAATATGTGAACATCTTCTGTTTAAACCCCATTTAACCCACCAACCTACCAATTATGTTTTCAGTTGAAATTGCATGTGTATTTAAGCCGAAACTTTCTGGCTTAATTCCAAAACTTAAAGCTAAGAGTTCACTTAAATGTAACACTGGAATCCCATATTCTAATCCTTCATCTTTGAATGTTAATTGGGCTTTCT is drawn from Candidatus Methanomethylicota archaeon and contains these coding sequences:
- a CDS encoding NADH-quinone oxidoreductase subunit B family protein, with protein sequence MGFKQKMFTYSPWVYHLHAGGCNGCDIELVAALTPRFDVERFGIKLVTSPRHADILIVTGPVTKHIAPFMKRVYMQVPNPKVVIAIGSCACSGGIFNDVEGGETYAILGGADKVIPVDVFVSGCPPKPEAIINGVVKAINILREKCEVVK